The following coding sequences are from one Musa acuminata AAA Group cultivar baxijiao chromosome BXJ1-6, Cavendish_Baxijiao_AAA, whole genome shotgun sequence window:
- the LOC103974415 gene encoding G-type lectin S-receptor-like serine/threonine-protein kinase LECRK3 — MASGMFYVLLFFHFGLQLAQGADESGVANITLGSSVRPATNSTAWFSPSGRFAFGFYSEDGGFYVGVWLQTSPGNNTVIWTANRDDAPVSEDAKLQLTEQGLQLTQNNKEDILITNLQVGASTASMLDSGNFIIYDANFESRWESFSLPTDTIISGQTLQAGNELISSISETSHTSGRFRLKMQYDGNLVSYPVNTTDTRENAYWASSSDGLPVISLNLDNHGGLYLLFQNESRICNLTNDNHVCDYSSTNTSDLGKTSNNISMSDRIYRATLNVDGILQVYAHDLESNTSKVLFEIPETKDKCTIKGTCGFNSYCTSMGENLVCMCFPGFDYIDANRTWIGCQQNLTGGGCDLKRDNMVLNMSTLNNIWSVDDAYTITLPLGTVEACSDACLTDCNCEAALFDDGSCSKQKFPLRYARRDTSDSSVMLIKVVGTKGPTGRTLVKKELSIKILCAIVAAVTGLVTAFVALGFFLYRHQTRRYKRISRKRELELVDEIALRRFTFKDLRDATDDFKQVLGKGAFGTVFKGVLSTNDRTVAIKRLEKVIDEGEQEVQTEMRVIGSTRHRNLVRLLGFCNEGPHRLLVYEFMSNGSLADLIFQVDRHPSWSERTRITLDIARGIHYLHDECEASIIHCDIKPQNILMDDNWTAKISDFGLAKLLMPSQTRTFTGIRGTRGYLAPEWHKNAPITVKADVYSFGIMLLEIVCCRKNMELEAEVDEIMLLEWVYGCFVTGALEKLVPDEADMTELNRLVKVGLWCIQSEPASRPNMKNVVMMLEGSIDISIPPPPTSSF, encoded by the coding sequence ATGGCTTCAGGGATGTTCTACGTGCTCTTGTTTTTCCACTTTGGGCTACAACTTGCACAAGGAGCAGATGAATCAGGGGTAGCCAACATAACCTTGGGATCTTCTGTACGCCCAGCCACCAACTCCACCGCATGGTTCTCCCCCTCGGGGCGCTTTGCCTTCGGATTCTACTCCGAGGATGGAGGCTTCTACGTTGGAGTATGGCTGCAGACATCACCGGGAAACAACACGGTTATATGGACAGCAAACCGAGATGATGCACCAGTTTCTGAAGACGCCAAGTTACAGCTAACCGAGCAAGGACTTCAGCTCAcgcagaacaacaaagaagacatACTTATCACCAATCTTCAAGTAGGTGCATCTACTGCCTCCATGCTCGACTCTGGTAACTTCATCATCTATGATGCCAATTTTGAATCCCGGTGGGAGAGTTTCAGCCTCCCGACTGATACAATCATATCAGGTCAGACCTTACAAGCTGGCAATGAGCTTATTTCCAGCATCTCAGAAACCAGCCACACAAGTGGAAGGTTTCGCCTAAAGATGCAGTATGATGGTAACCTCGTCTCGTATCCGGTAAACACAACCGACACTCGAGAGAATGCTTATTGGGCATCCTCGAGTGATGGACTGCCAGTTATAAGTCTAAACCTTGATAACCATGGCGGCTTATACCTCCTGTTCCAAAACGAGAGTCGGATTTGCAATTTAACAAACGACAACCATGTCTGTGATTATTCAAGCACAAACACATCAGATCTTGGAAAAACAAGCAACAACATCAGCATGTCTGATCGAATTTATCGTGCTACGCTGAATGTTGATGGTATATTACAAGTGTATGCTCATGATCTAGAATCAAACACATCAAAAGTACTATTTGAAATTccagaaacaaaagataagtgcaCGATTAAGGGAACCTGCGGCTTTAACAGCTACTGCACCTCCATGGGTGAAAACCTGGTATGTATGTGTTTCCCTGGTTTTGATTATATTGATGCTAACAGAACATGGATTGGATGCCAACAGAATTTGACCGGTGGAGGTTGTGACTTGAAAAGGGATAATATGGTGCTCAACATGTCTACACTAAATAACATATGGTCGGTAGATGATGCCTATACTATTACATTACCTCTAGGCACCGTGGAAGCTTGCAGTGATGCATGTTTGACAGACTGCAATTGTGAAGCCGCACTGTTCGACGATGGCAGCTGCTCGAAACAGAAGTTCCCTCTGAGATATGCACGGAGAGATACATCAGACTCATCTGTGATGTTAATCAAAGTCGTGGGAACCAAAGGCCCTACAGGAAGAACTCTTGTAAAGAAGGAGTTATCTATTAAGATTTTGTGTGCCATTGTGGCTGCTGTTACTGGGTTAGTGACAGCATTTGTAGCCTTGGGCTTCTTTCTGTATAGGCATCAAACTCGAAGATATAAAAGAATATCGAGGAAAAGAGAGCTTGAATTGGTTGATGAAATTGCTTTAAGGCGTTTCACCTTTAAAGACCTTAGGGATGCAACTGATGATTTCAAGCAAGTGTTAGGTAAAGGAGCCTTTGGAACTGTTTTTAAAGGAGTATTGTCAACCAATGATAGAACTGTGGCAATAAAGAGGCTTGAGAAAGTGATTGATGAGGGAGAACAAGAAGTTCAAACAGAGATGAGGGTAATTGGCAGCACACGCCATAGAAACTTAGTACGATTGCTTGGGTTCTGCAATGAAGGTCCTCACAGGCTACTGGTCTATGAATTCATGAGCAATGGCTCACTCGCTGACCTCATCTTCCAAGTAGATAGACACCCTTCTTGGAGTGAGCGAACAAGGATCACGCTGGACATAGCTAGAGGGATCCATTACCTACATGACGAGTGTGAAGCCAGCATCATACACTGTGATATAAAGCCTCAAAACATATTGATGGACGACAACTGGACAGCGAAGATCTCGGACTTTGGGTTGGCGAAGCTATTAATGCCAAGCCAGACCAGAACATTTACTGGCATCAGAGGGACAAGGGGTTACCTTGCACCAGAATGGCACAAGAATGCACCGATAACAGTCAAGGCAGATGTGTATAGCTTTGGCATCATGCTGTTGGAGATTGTATGCTGCAGGAAAAATATGGAACTGGAGGCTGAAGTTGATGAGATTATGCTGTTAGAATGGGTTTACGGTTGCTTTGTTACTGGAGCACTGGAAAAGCTTGTACCTGATGAAGCAGACATGACAGAATTGAACAGGTTGGTAAAGGTGGGATTGTGGTGCATACAATCTGAACCAGCTTCACGGCCAAATATGAAGAATGTTGTGATGATGCTGGAAGGCAGCATTGATATCTCTATTCCTCCACCACCAACTTCGAGTTTCTAA
- the LOC135677229 gene encoding probable protein phosphatase 2C 23 yields MGNRLVTLAPCFSGDGRPVGAADSAAAAAMASEPVDEGLGHSFVYVGPDVPHLANYGSDASSSSRVHHSDEGAATGTTMFRSISGASVSANAATPLSTAPLALRNELACSSAASFESSSSFASVPLQPRHSGSLSGPIGSDRHYFSSGHLDRGFHSGPIENQRTSCAFSGPLDRLPSSSSSSGHFYRSLSQRLAIRRAARHSRTAPALIRRFTKYLSRTATRFSCVATPRETSTKPEGGRVPNLIANLDSAADPSSNSTTINSSGNDQMSFDCIGDESDSSDGTNGNLHWAQGKAGEDRTHVVVSEEHGWVFVGIYDGFNGPDATDYLLANLYPAIQRELKGLLWDDPQNTRETSTDTSQELDDSCCEEGKQSRRIKRSERNMVCDGEASETNRRSKEQLTQSSTGGAVDHRAVLKAISRALRKTEEAYLHMANTMVSANPELALMGSCVLVMLMRGEDVYLMNVGDSCAVLARRAESDLWNLVGQATQDLESIRNETLRYLESYDDGDLLAVQLTLDHSTCNDEEVRRIRNEHPDDPGAIVNNRVKGSLKVTRAFGAGYLKQPKWNNALLGAFKIDYKGTSPYITCNPFLCYHRIGPKDKYLILSSDGLYQYFTNEEVVTQVEMFTATNPDGDPAQYLVEEVLYRAADKAGMEFNQLLDVPQGDRRKYHDDVSIIIISLEGRMWRSCA; encoded by the exons ATGGGCAACCGCCTGGTGACGTTGGCGCCCTGCTTCTCCGGCGACGGTCGCCCCGTCGGCGCAGCTGACTCCGCCGCTGCGGCCGCGATGGCGTCGGAGCCCGTCGATGAGGGCCTTGGGCACTCCTTTGTCTACGTCGGCCCTGACGTGCCCCACCTCGCTAACTACGGCTCcgacgcctcctcctcctcccgcgtCCACCACTCTGATGAGGGCGCCGCCACAGGCACCACCATGTTCCGGTCTATCTCCGGTGCATCCGTGAGCGCCAACGCCGCCACCCCTCTCTCCACGGCGCCGCTCGCCCTTCGCAACGAGCTGGCCTGCTCCTCCGCCGCCTCCTTTGAGAGCTCCTCCTCCTTCGCCTCCGTCCCTCTGCAACCCCGACACTCCGGTTCGCTCTCCGGCCCCATCGGATCCGACCGCCACTATTTCAGCTCGGGTCACCTCGATCGGGGATTCCATTCTGGCCCTATCGAGAACCAACGCACTTCCTGTGCCTTCTCCGGTCCGCTCGACCGCCTCCCTTCCTCTTCGTCCTCCTCCGGTCACTTCTATCGCAGCCTGTCCCAGCGCCTCGCAATCCGCCGGGCCGCCCGTCACAGCCGCACTGCGCCTGCCCTCATCCGCCGCTTTACCAAGTACCTCTCCAGAACCGCCACCAGGTTCAGCTGCGTAGCCACGCCCCGCGAGACCTCTACGAAACCCGAAGGCGGCAGAGTTCCCAACCTCATCGCCAACCTCGACTCGGCCGCCGATCCCAGCAGCAACTCCACCACCATCAACAGCAGCGGCAACGATCAGATGAGCTTCGACTGCATCGGGGATGAATCCGATTCGTCGGATGGCACGAACGGCAACCTCCACTGGGCTCAGGGCAAGGCCGGTGAGGACAGAACGCATGTCGTCGTATCGGAGGAGCATGGTTGGGTTTTCGTCGGCATCTACGACGGCTTCAATGGCCCCGACGCCACCGATTACCTCCTCGCCAATCTCTATCCGGCCATCCAACGGGAGCTCAAGGGGCTGCTCTGGGACGACCCGCAAAACACCCGTGAGACTTCCACCGACACCTCGCAGGAGCTCGACGATAGTTGTTGCGAGGAAGGAAAGCAGAGCAGGAGGATTAAGAGGAGCGAACGCAACATGGTCTGCGATGGAGAGGCTTCGGAAACAAACAGGCGGTCGAAGGAACAACTGACACAGTCGAGCACCGGCGGCGCGGTCGACCACCGGGCAGTACTGAAGGCGATTTCCAGAGCTCTCAGGAAAACAGAGGAGGCCTATCTGCATATGGCCAACACGATGGTGTCTGCGAACCCGGAGCTGGCACTGATGGGATCATGTGTTCTTGTGATGCTGATGAGGGGCGAGGACGTGTATCTGATGAACGTCGGCGACAGTTGCGCCGTTCTGGCCAGGAGAGCGGAGTCTGATCTCTGGAACTTGGTGGGGCAAGCGACCCAAGATCTGGAATCCATCAGGAACGAGACTCTACGTTATCTTGAATCATACGACGACGGTGATTTGCTGGCCGTGCAGCTCACCTTGGATCACAGCACCTGCAATGACGAG GAAGTACGAAGAATCCGAAATGAACATCCTGATGACCCCGGTGCCATCGTCAACAACCGGGTGAAGGGATCATTGAAGGTGACCAGGGCTTTCGGTGCCGGCTATCTAAAGCAG CCAAAGTGGAACAACGCCCTGTTGGGGGCATTCAAGATCGACTACAAGGGGACATCACCATACATCACCTGCAATCCATTTCTCTGCTACCACCGGATTGGCCCCAAAGATAAATACCTAATACTCTCATCCGATGGTCTCTACCAATACTTCACGAACGAAGAGGTGGTCACCCAAGTAGAGATGTTCACTGCGACAAACCCCGACGGCGATCCTGCTCAATACCTCGTGGAAGAAGTCCTCTACCGAGCTGCAGATAAAGCTG GGATGGAGTTCAATCAATTGCTTGATGTTCCGCAAGGAGATAGACGAAAGTATCACGATGATGTTTCCATCATAATCATCTCCTTGGAAGGAAGAATGTGGAGGTCCTGTGCGTAG